The following coding sequences are from one Tolumonas lignilytica window:
- the ytfR gene encoding galactofuranose ABC transporter, ATP-binding protein YtfR gives MSNKHPDDYVVLDIKGICKTFPGVRALHNVDFSLKQGEIMALLGENGAGKSTLVKTLTGVYPRDSGTICFDGEMINPANTAHAQQLGIGTVYQEVNLLPNMSVADNLFIGREPKKFHLIDRKKMLRDANSIMRSYGFDMDVTLPLGHYSVAIQQIVAIARAVSLSAKVLILDEPTASLDTNEVKMLFSIMRDLRAQGISLIFITHFLDQVYEISDRITVLRNGELVGTRVTAELDQIELVKMMLGRELEDNALKRAGRTLHSDKPVVSFKDYSKKGIIEPFDLEVMPGEIVGLAGLLGSGRTETAQVIFGITPTDSGECHVKDTKISIRSARQASAAGFGFCPEDRKTDGIIAAASVRENIILALQAQRGWLRLIPKKEQDNIAARFIQQLAIKTPSPEQPIQFLSGGNQQKVLLARWLLTKPQFLILDEPTRGIDVGAHAEIIRLIESLCANGLALLVISSELEELVGYADRVVVLKDRRKVAEIPTEELSVPAIMKAIAM, from the coding sequence ATGAGCAATAAACATCCGGATGATTATGTTGTTTTGGATATCAAAGGAATTTGTAAAACATTCCCTGGTGTCAGAGCATTACATAATGTTGATTTTTCGCTGAAGCAGGGCGAAATCATGGCATTGCTGGGAGAAAATGGGGCGGGAAAATCGACCTTAGTCAAAACGTTAACCGGTGTTTATCCTCGTGATTCAGGCACAATTTGTTTTGATGGCGAAATGATTAACCCGGCCAATACCGCACATGCGCAGCAACTGGGTATAGGAACGGTTTATCAGGAAGTTAATTTATTACCCAACATGTCGGTAGCCGATAATTTATTTATAGGCCGCGAACCTAAAAAATTTCACCTAATTGACCGAAAAAAAATGCTCCGTGATGCCAACAGTATCATGCGAAGTTATGGTTTTGATATGGATGTTACGCTGCCTCTCGGCCACTATTCCGTCGCCATACAACAAATTGTTGCGATTGCCAGAGCGGTATCCCTCTCTGCCAAAGTACTGATTCTTGATGAACCCACCGCAAGCCTTGATACCAATGAAGTGAAAATGCTGTTCAGCATCATGCGTGATTTACGTGCGCAAGGTATTAGTCTGATCTTCATCACTCACTTTCTGGACCAGGTCTATGAAATATCCGACCGCATCACTGTTCTGCGCAATGGTGAACTGGTCGGAACCCGTGTTACTGCGGAATTGGATCAGATTGAACTGGTTAAAATGATGCTGGGCCGCGAACTGGAAGACAATGCGCTGAAACGGGCAGGCCGCACCTTACACAGTGATAAACCAGTGGTATCTTTCAAAGATTACAGCAAAAAAGGGATCATCGAGCCGTTCGATCTGGAAGTCATGCCCGGAGAAATTGTCGGTTTAGCGGGTTTACTCGGTTCAGGACGGACGGAAACAGCACAAGTCATTTTTGGTATTACACCAACCGATTCTGGCGAATGTCACGTCAAAGATACCAAAATCAGCATCCGTTCTGCCCGACAAGCCTCCGCTGCTGGTTTTGGTTTTTGTCCGGAAGATCGTAAAACAGATGGCATCATCGCCGCGGCATCTGTACGCGAAAATATTATTCTGGCACTGCAAGCCCAACGTGGGTGGCTGCGTTTAATACCCAAGAAAGAACAGGACAATATTGCGGCACGCTTTATTCAACAACTGGCGATCAAAACGCCCAGCCCGGAACAGCCTATTCAGTTTTTGTCCGGCGGTAATCAGCAAAAAGTATTGCTAGCCCGCTGGCTGCTAACAAAACCACAATTTCTAATTCTGGATGAGCCAACACGGGGGATTGATGTGGGGGCGCATGCGGAAATTATCCGGTTGATCGAATCACTGTGCGCGAATGGTCTGGCTTTACTGGTTATCTCGTCAGAACTGGAAGAGTTGGTTGGTTATGCCGACCGGGTGGTCGTGCTGAAAGACAGAAGAAAAGTAGCAGAAATTCCGACAGAAGAACTTTCTGTTCCCGCCATCATGAAAGCAATCGCGATGTAA